The nucleotide sequence ccacactccatgcatttaaatggtttctcccctttgtgcgtccgttgatgttttctaagttctgcactctgactgaagctccttccacacgccatgcatttaaatggtttctcccctttgtgcgtccgttgatgttttctaaggtctgcactctgactgaagctctttccacactccatgcatttaaatggtttctcccctgtgtgactccgttgatgaattctaaggtgtccactctgactgaagctctttccacactccatgcatttaaatggtttctcccctttgtgcgtccgttgatgttttctaaggtctgcactctgactgaagctctttccacactccatacattcaaatggtttctcccctgtgtgactccgttgatgaattctaaggtttccactctgactgaaactctttccacattccatgcatttaaatggtgtctcccctgtgtgagtccgttgatgttttctaaggtgtccactctgactgaagctctttccacactccatgcatttaaatgatttctcccctgtgtgactccgttgatgaattctaaggcttCCGTtagtagtgaagctctttccacactccatacattcaaatggtttctcccctgtgtgactccgttgatgaattctaaggtttccactctgactgaaactctttccacattccatgcatttaaatggtgtctcccctgtgtgagtccgttgatgttttctaaggtgtccactctgactgaagctctttccacactccatgcatttaaatgatttctcccctgtgtgactccgttgatgaattctaaggcttCCGTtagtagtgaagctctttccacactccatacattcaaatggtttctcccctgtgtgactccgttgatgaattctaaggtttccactctgactaaaactctttccacattccatgcatttaaatggtgtctcccctgtgtgagtccgttgatgttttctaaggtgtccactctgactgaagctctttccacactccatgcatttaaatggtttctcccctgtgtgagtccgttgatgaattctaaggcttCCGTTAGtagtgaaactctttccacactccatacatttaaatggtttctcccctgtgtgagtccgtagaTGAATTCTAAGGATTCCGCtagtagtgaagctctttccacactccaagcatttaaatggtttctcccctgtgtgagtccattgatgttttctaagttttccactgtcagtgaagctccttccacactccatactttcAAATTGTTTATGTTCTCTCTTTTCACACtccatttatttaaatggtttcttcgTTAGTTCCATTGGACATGGCCCACCAGAATTCTGACTGCCTTCTCCATTGTCTTCTTtcgatggggtggggagaaaatccTATTTGTTTtctaggaagagaacaaaggaatattAGACACATCAATTAGCACCTGCTCTTATTTTAACGTCTTGTACAATCTCTCCTGTCCTCCATATGTTCCAAATTTTTAGGAAAGGCaaatgaaataatgtaaaataatGGTCATGCATCATCAGCCTTTTATAACCCTTAATTATTGTTAATGAAGCAGTATTATATTAGAATATGGTTGAACTGTGGGTTTTACGTTTGATAAAAAGTGGTTTCTCACAAGAAACTGAGCTGCTCTATGTTCCATGAACCTGGCCAATATATATATTCATCAGGGTCCTAAGTTCATCATGAAGTTCTTCATCCGCTGCACTATAATACTCCACCCCTTGGGCCACATTTTGTCCCCTTCGACTTCTAGATCTTTATTCATCACCTGCACAGTCCCTTTGACCTCAGGAGGTCCATACTGACCATTTTGGGAAACCCATATATAAGTCTAGTGACAAGGGTTGGTGCTTGTGGTCGGTTGAAGGAGTGTTCAGTTGGAGAATGTTCTTGGGGTTggacctccatctctcagccttgcaTTATGGAATGGAGAGAGatggagatgcagaaggaaagcagctggagccTGACCGCTGGGATGGCCAGATTGAGACACCCACCCCATtatgatttataataattatatgccGCCAGGTCTCGCACCTGCCTCCTGACACTGGCTTATCTTAGCGGAGATTCCCTGTCCAGGCCTCTctcactgttcttcctcctttgctctgggtggccaagggcttctggatattctagctctgctccaactgggaattatttatttatttatttatttattattattattattattattattattattattattaatttattattatttattatttattatttattattatttattatttgtaccccgcccatctggctgggtttccccaggatgtgtatacctgtgaagagatccaagatttagaacctcaaagccaaagtgagagcatttgggtcaaaattaagggagagaagaataacagggacctcattgtgggagtttacgatagatccccaagccaaacggaggacatagatgatgccttcctggaacagatggccaagcatgcaaaaggaagggagatagtagtaatgggggacttcaattacccggatatttgctggatgtcaaactcagccaacagcataaggtcaaacagattcctcactggccttgcagaca is from Podarcis muralis chromosome 2, rPodMur119.hap1.1, whole genome shotgun sequence and encodes:
- the LOC144326624 gene encoding uncharacterized protein LOC144326624, producing MECEKREHKQFESMECGRSFTDSGKLRKHQWTHTGEKPFKCLECGKSFTTSGILRIHLRTHTGEKPFKCMECGKSFTTNGSLRIHQRTHTGEKPFKCMECGKSFSQSGHLRKHQRTHTGETPFKCMECGKSFSQSGNLRIHQRSHTGEKPFECMECGKSFTTNGSLRIHQRSHTGEKSFKCMECGKSFSQSGHLRKHQRTHTGETPFKCMECGKSFSQSGNLRIHQRSHTGEKPFECMECGKSFTTNGSLRIHQRSHTGEKSFKCMECGKSFSQSGHLRKHQRTHTGETPFKCMECGKSFSQSGNLRIHQRSHTGEKPFECMECGKSFSQSADLRKHQRTHKGEKPFKCMECGKSFSQSGHLRIHQRSHTGEKPFKCMECGKSFSQSADLRKHQRTHKGEKPFKCMACGRSFSQSAELRKHQRTHKGEKPFKCMECGKSFSQSGHLRIHQWSHTGEKPFECMECGKSFTTNGSLRIHQRSHTGEKTFKCMECGKSFSQSGHLRKHQRTHTGEKPFKCLECGKSFSQSGNLRIHQRSHTGEKPFECMECGKSFTTNGSLRIHQRSHTGEKSFKCMECGKSFSQSGHLRIHQRSHTGEKPFKCMECGKSFTESGKLRIHQRSHTGEKSFKCMECGKSFSQSGNLRIHQRTHTGETPFKCMECGKSFTESGKLRIHQWSHMGEKSFKCMKFGKSFTTSGHLRIHQWSNTGEKPFLLLQRSGHGAMDPNYKKEDST